A region of Paractinoplanes abujensis DNA encodes the following proteins:
- a CDS encoding gamma-glutamylcyclotransferase: MRHYAAYGSNLDPARMRAYCPHSPMVGVGWIEGWRLTFAGEGEIGSEGAVTTIVESPGDRVFVSLYDVHPWDASQLDEVEGVTAEAYQKVTVRVSTLDGEFSAWVYVFAGYEGGLPTAWYLSEIANAAEKAGAPDDYVEELRRRPTGTPSPEA, from the coding sequence GTGCGTCATTACGCCGCGTATGGCTCAAACCTCGACCCGGCCCGCATGCGGGCCTACTGTCCGCACTCGCCCATGGTGGGCGTGGGGTGGATAGAAGGCTGGCGTCTGACCTTTGCCGGTGAGGGGGAAATAGGCTCGGAAGGCGCGGTCACGACGATCGTCGAGTCGCCCGGCGACCGGGTCTTCGTGTCGCTCTACGACGTGCATCCATGGGATGCGTCACAGCTCGACGAGGTCGAGGGCGTCACCGCGGAGGCGTATCAGAAGGTCACCGTGCGTGTCTCCACGCTCGATGGCGAGTTCAGCGCGTGGGTCTACGTCTTCGCCGGCTACGAGGGTGGCCTGCCCACAGCGTGGTATCTGAGCGAGATCGCCAACGCCGCGGAGAAGGCGGGCGCCCCCGACGACTACGTCGAGGAGCTGCGCCGCCGCCCCACCGGCACACCGTCGCCCGAGGCCTAG